Proteins from a single region of Streptomyces sp. Tu 3180:
- a CDS encoding phosphoketolase family protein, with protein MPEATDTRTVLSDEELRTLDAHWRAANYLSAGQIYLLANPLLTEPLAPEHIKPRLLGHWGTSPGLNLVHTHLNRVITARGLDALCVWGPGHGGPSVLANSWLEGSYSETYPDVGRDAAGMERLFRQFSFPGGVPSHVAPEVPGSLHEGGELGYSLAHAYGAALDNPGLLVACVIGDGEAETGPLAASWHSNKFLDPVHDGAVLPILHLNGYKIDNPAVLARLPEAELDALLRGYGHEPLHVSGDEPAAVHRAMAHALDTALDRIAEAQRAAREDGSTERVRTPVIVLRTPKGWTGPAEVDGEPVEGTWRSHQVPLAGVRDNPEHLRQLEAWLRSYRPEELFDDAGRPVADVLAHVPEGARRLGATPHANGGLLVRELPMPSLDDFAVPVDKPGTTLHEPTRILGDLLERIMKDTADRRDFRLVGPDETASNRLQAVYEAGGKAWQAGVLDVDRHLDRHGRVMEILSEHLCQGWLEGYLLTGRHGLFSSYEAFVHIVDSMVNQHIKWLKTSRELPWRAPIASLNYLLTSHVWRQDHNGFSHQDPGFVDHVLNKSPHVVRVYLPPDANTLLSVADHALRSRDHVNVIVAGKQPCYDWLSIDGARTHCARGAGIWEWAGTENGGEPDVVLGCAGDVPTQEVLAAAQLLRRHLPELAVRVVNVVDIARLMPREEHPHGMTDFEYDGLFTADKPVIFAYHGYPWLIHRLAYRRHGHANLHVRGYKESGTTTTPFDMVVRNDLDRYRLVMDVVDRVPGLAVRAAAVRRRMADARTRHHAWIREHGTDLPEVAEWSWNA; from the coding sequence ATGCCCGAGGCCACGGACACCCGGACCGTACTGAGCGACGAGGAACTGCGCACGCTGGACGCCCACTGGCGGGCCGCCAACTACCTGTCGGCGGGGCAGATCTACCTGCTGGCGAACCCGCTGCTGACCGAGCCCCTCGCGCCCGAGCACATCAAGCCGCGGCTGCTCGGGCACTGGGGCACCTCACCCGGCCTGAACCTGGTCCATACCCACCTCAACCGGGTGATCACGGCGCGCGGGCTGGACGCCCTGTGCGTCTGGGGACCGGGCCACGGCGGCCCCTCCGTCCTGGCCAACTCCTGGCTGGAGGGCAGCTACAGCGAGACGTATCCGGACGTCGGCCGGGACGCGGCGGGCATGGAGCGGCTGTTCCGGCAGTTCTCCTTCCCCGGCGGCGTGCCCAGCCACGTGGCCCCCGAGGTCCCCGGCTCCCTCCACGAGGGCGGCGAACTCGGCTACTCCCTCGCCCACGCCTACGGCGCCGCCCTCGACAACCCCGGCCTGCTGGTCGCCTGCGTGATCGGCGACGGCGAGGCGGAGACCGGGCCGCTGGCCGCCTCCTGGCACTCCAACAAGTTCCTCGACCCGGTCCACGACGGCGCCGTCCTGCCGATCCTCCACCTCAACGGCTACAAGATCGACAACCCGGCGGTCCTGGCCCGCCTGCCCGAGGCCGAACTCGACGCGCTCCTGCGCGGCTACGGCCACGAGCCGCTCCACGTGAGCGGCGACGAGCCGGCCGCCGTCCACCGCGCGATGGCGCACGCCCTGGACACCGCGCTGGACCGCATCGCCGAGGCGCAGCGTGCCGCCCGCGAGGACGGCTCGACCGAGCGGGTGCGCACGCCGGTGATCGTGCTGCGCACCCCGAAGGGCTGGACCGGCCCCGCGGAGGTGGACGGAGAGCCCGTCGAGGGCACCTGGCGCTCCCACCAGGTGCCGCTCGCCGGTGTCCGCGACAACCCCGAGCACCTGCGGCAGCTGGAGGCCTGGCTCAGGTCGTACCGGCCCGAGGAGCTGTTCGACGACGCGGGCCGGCCCGTCGCGGACGTCCTCGCCCACGTCCCGGAGGGCGCCCGGCGACTGGGCGCCACCCCGCACGCCAACGGCGGGCTGCTGGTGCGCGAGCTGCCGATGCCGTCCCTCGACGACTTCGCCGTCCCCGTCGACAAGCCCGGCACCACGCTGCACGAGCCCACCCGGATCCTCGGCGACCTGCTCGAACGGATCATGAAGGACACCGCGGACCGGCGGGACTTCCGGCTCGTGGGCCCGGACGAGACCGCCTCCAACCGGCTGCAGGCCGTCTACGAGGCCGGTGGCAAGGCCTGGCAGGCCGGCGTCCTGGACGTCGACCGGCACCTCGACCGGCACGGCCGGGTGATGGAGATCCTCTCCGAACACCTCTGCCAGGGCTGGCTGGAGGGCTACCTCCTCACCGGCCGGCACGGGCTGTTCTCCTCCTACGAGGCGTTCGTGCACATCGTCGACTCGATGGTCAACCAGCACATCAAGTGGCTGAAGACCTCGCGGGAGCTGCCCTGGCGCGCGCCCATCGCCTCCCTCAACTACCTGCTGACCTCGCACGTGTGGCGCCAGGACCACAACGGCTTCTCCCACCAGGACCCCGGCTTCGTCGACCACGTGCTCAACAAGAGCCCCCACGTCGTGCGGGTCTACCTGCCGCCGGACGCCAACACCCTGCTGTCCGTCGCGGACCACGCGCTGCGCAGCCGCGACCACGTCAACGTGATCGTGGCCGGCAAGCAGCCCTGCTACGACTGGCTGTCGATCGACGGGGCGCGCACCCACTGCGCACGGGGCGCCGGGATCTGGGAGTGGGCCGGCACCGAGAACGGCGGCGAACCCGACGTGGTGCTGGGCTGCGCCGGCGACGTGCCGACCCAGGAGGTGCTGGCCGCCGCGCAGCTGCTGCGGCGCCACCTGCCCGAGCTGGCGGTCCGCGTGGTGAACGTCGTCGACATCGCCCGGCTGATGCCCCGCGAGGAGCACCCGCACGGCATGACCGACTTCGAGTACGACGGCCTGTTCACGGCGGACAAGCCGGTGATCTTCGCCTACCACGGCTACCCGTGGCTGATCCACCGCCTCGCCTACCGCCGTCACGGACACGCGAACCTGCACGTGCGCGGGTACAAGGAGTCCGGCACCACGACCACGCCCTTCGACATGGTCGTCCGCAACGACCTCGACCGCTACCGGCTGGTCATGGACGTCGTCGACCGCGTCCCCGGCCTCGCGGTGCGCGCCGCCGCGGTACGCCGGCGGATGGCCGACGCGCGCACGCGGCACCACGCGTGGATCCGCGAGCACGGCACCGACCTGCCGGAGGTCGCCGAGTGGAGCTGGAACGCGTGA
- a CDS encoding cyclic nucleotide-binding domain-containing protein codes for MFAPPSPSMPRALPAEHRARLLQTAREVSFPQGTRLFEEGGRADRFWVIRTGSVDLDMRVPGRRAAVIERLGHNELVGWSWLFTPHVWHLGAEAATLVRAHEFDAAAVRALCRDDPGFGRDLTRWVGDVVAHRLHAARIRLLDLYGPYGAGSGL; via the coding sequence GTGTTCGCTCCCCCGTCCCCCAGCATGCCGCGCGCCCTGCCCGCAGAGCACCGGGCGCGGCTCCTGCAGACCGCCCGTGAGGTGTCCTTCCCGCAAGGGACCCGGCTGTTCGAGGAGGGCGGCCGCGCGGACCGGTTCTGGGTGATCCGCACCGGCTCCGTCGACCTCGACATGCGGGTGCCCGGCCGGCGGGCCGCCGTCATCGAACGCCTCGGTCACAACGAACTCGTGGGCTGGTCGTGGCTGTTCACCCCGCACGTCTGGCACCTGGGCGCCGAGGCGGCCACCTTGGTGCGGGCCCACGAGTTCGACGCCGCGGCCGTCCGCGCGCTGTGCCGGGACGACCCCGGGTTCGGGCGGGACCTCACCCGCTGGGTCGGCGACGTGGTCGCCCACCGGCTGCACGCCGCCCGGATCCGGCTGCTGGACCTGTACGGCCCGTACGGCGCCGGCAGCGGCCTCTGA
- a CDS encoding fused MFS/spermidine synthase, which translates to MNEPLPVTRAVDHGTAKLMPDVDRERAWLLTVDGAPQSYVDLDEPTHLEFEYARRLGHVLDTLAEPGRPLDVVHLGGGALTLPRYLAVTRPGSRQDVVEADRALLELVAEHLPLPEGARVALHAADARAWLEAAPADSADVLVADVFGGSRVPAHLTSVAYVHEAARVLRDGGVYLANLPDAAPFAFLRSQLATLGTRFEELVLIAEPGVLRGRRFGNAVLAAAHRPLDTAALARLTAADAFPARVEHGAALRDFVRGARPVRDEDAVPSPEPPDGAFGIG; encoded by the coding sequence GTGAACGAGCCCCTCCCCGTGACCCGTGCCGTCGATCACGGCACCGCCAAGCTGATGCCCGACGTCGACCGGGAGCGGGCCTGGCTGCTGACGGTCGACGGGGCGCCGCAGTCGTACGTCGACCTGGACGAGCCGACCCATCTGGAGTTCGAGTACGCCCGGCGGCTCGGGCACGTCCTGGACACCCTCGCCGAGCCGGGACGCCCGCTGGACGTGGTGCACCTGGGCGGCGGCGCACTCACCCTGCCCCGTTACCTGGCCGTCACCCGGCCCGGCTCCCGGCAGGACGTCGTCGAGGCCGACCGGGCCCTGCTGGAGCTGGTCGCCGAGCACCTGCCGCTGCCCGAGGGCGCCCGCGTCGCGCTGCACGCGGCGGACGCCCGCGCCTGGCTGGAGGCCGCGCCCGCGGACTCGGCGGACGTCCTGGTCGCCGACGTCTTCGGCGGCTCACGGGTCCCGGCGCACCTCACCTCCGTCGCCTACGTCCACGAGGCGGCGCGCGTCCTGCGGGACGGCGGGGTCTACCTCGCCAACCTCCCGGACGCGGCCCCGTTCGCCTTCCTGCGCTCCCAGCTCGCCACCCTCGGCACGCGGTTCGAGGAGCTGGTGCTCATCGCCGAGCCGGGAGTGCTGCGCGGGCGCCGGTTCGGCAACGCGGTGCTGGCCGCCGCGCACCGCCCCCTCGACACCGCCGCCCTGGCCCGGCTCACCGCGGCCGACGCCTTCCCCGCCCGGGTGGAACACGGCGCGGCCCTGCGGGACTTCGTCCGCGGCGCGCGGCCGGTGCGGGACGAGGACGCCGTGCCGTCACCCGAGCCCCCCGACGGGGCGTTCGGCATCGGCTGA
- a CDS encoding DUF4442 domain-containing protein produces the protein MSVGDMLAATVPMARTLNLQFLETTPERAVVALPDQGDYHNHVGGPHAGAMFTLGESASGAIVLAAFGDQLSRAVPLAVRAEIAYKKLAMGPVTATATLGRPAAEVVAELDAGRRPEFPVSIAIRREDGAVTGEMTVVWTLRPGG, from the coding sequence ATGTCCGTCGGCGACATGCTCGCCGCCACGGTGCCCATGGCCCGGACCCTCAACCTCCAGTTCCTGGAGACCACGCCGGAGCGGGCCGTGGTGGCCCTGCCGGACCAGGGCGACTACCACAACCACGTGGGCGGCCCGCACGCCGGTGCGATGTTCACGCTCGGCGAGTCGGCGAGCGGCGCGATCGTGCTCGCCGCGTTCGGGGACCAGCTCTCGCGCGCCGTGCCGCTGGCCGTCCGCGCCGAGATCGCCTACAAGAAGCTGGCGATGGGACCCGTCACCGCCACCGCGACCCTCGGCCGCCCGGCCGCGGAGGTCGTGGCCGAGCTGGACGCGGGCCGCCGCCCCGAGTTCCCGGTGTCGATCGCCATCCGCCGCGAGGACGGGGCGGTCACCGGCGAGATGACGGTCGTCTGGACCCTGCGCCCGGGCGGCTGA
- a CDS encoding acyltransferase translates to MPKSKNTFSSWPRRLAQRAVHAGWSWAQRTGSVTAEHPGRFRFGSMGTGTRLAFPLGTIFGEPWIHVGAHCIVGEQVTLTAGLMPGLDLGPEPILRIGDGVVLGRGSHVIADTAVTIGSDCYFGPYVYVTSTNHSYDDPHEPIGKQWPRMEPVRIGPGCWVGTGAVILPGARIGRNVVVAAGAVVRGTVPDHAVVAGAPARVVRRWTPADGWQPPLRTPAPVPIPEGVTPEQLRALSELDEETAARLAELDEQDAARPAGPDGDGAARLAELEPEG, encoded by the coding sequence GTGCCGAAGAGCAAGAACACGTTCTCGTCCTGGCCGCGCCGCCTCGCGCAGCGCGCGGTCCACGCGGGCTGGTCCTGGGCGCAGCGCACGGGCTCGGTGACCGCCGAGCACCCCGGCCGCTTCCGCTTCGGTTCCATGGGAACGGGTACCAGGCTCGCCTTCCCGCTCGGCACGATCTTCGGCGAACCCTGGATCCACGTCGGGGCCCACTGCATCGTGGGCGAACAGGTCACCCTCACCGCCGGTCTGATGCCCGGCCTCGACCTCGGCCCCGAGCCGATCCTGCGCATCGGCGACGGGGTCGTCCTGGGCCGCGGCAGCCACGTCATCGCCGACACGGCCGTCACCATCGGCAGCGACTGCTACTTCGGGCCGTACGTCTACGTCACCTCCACCAACCACTCCTACGACGATCCGCACGAGCCCATCGGCAAGCAGTGGCCGCGGATGGAGCCGGTGCGGATCGGCCCCGGGTGCTGGGTCGGCACCGGTGCGGTGATCCTGCCGGGGGCGCGGATCGGACGGAACGTGGTGGTGGCCGCGGGCGCGGTGGTCCGGGGCACGGTGCCCGACCACGCCGTGGTCGCGGGCGCCCCGGCCCGTGTCGTGCGCCGCTGGACCCCCGCCGACGGCTGGCAGCCGCCCCTGCGCACCCCGGCGCCCGTGCCGATCCCGGAGGGGGTCACCCCGGAGCAGCTGCGGGCGCTGTCGGAGCTGGACGAGGAGACCGCGGCCCGGCTCGCGGAGCTGGACGAGCAGGACGCGGCCCGGCCCGCCGGACCGGACGGGGACGGCGCGGCCCGGCTCGCCGAACTGGAACCCGAGGGCTGA
- a CDS encoding XRE family transcriptional regulator → MSDLDLLTRSLARNVKRWRTERGFTLDALAARAGVSRGMLIQIEQARTNPSIGTVVKIGDALGVSVPTLLDYERGPKVRIVPADQAVRLWHTEGGSYNRLLAGTEAPGPLEMWDWRLMPGESSDSDPHPAGTVELVHVTSGELALTVDGVEHRVPAGASASFEANTAHTYGNRGDVPMEMIMTVSVPPVH, encoded by the coding sequence GTGTCGGACCTCGACCTGCTGACCCGGTCCCTGGCGCGCAACGTCAAGCGCTGGCGCACCGAGCGCGGCTTCACCCTGGACGCGCTGGCGGCACGGGCGGGCGTCAGCCGCGGCATGCTCATCCAGATCGAGCAGGCCCGCACCAACCCGAGCATCGGCACGGTCGTCAAGATCGGCGACGCGCTGGGAGTCAGCGTCCCCACCCTGCTCGACTACGAGCGGGGCCCCAAGGTCCGCATCGTCCCCGCCGACCAGGCCGTACGGCTCTGGCACACCGAGGGCGGCAGCTACAACCGGCTGCTCGCGGGCACCGAGGCCCCCGGCCCGCTGGAGATGTGGGACTGGCGGCTCATGCCGGGCGAGAGCAGCGACTCCGACCCGCACCCCGCCGGCACGGTCGAACTCGTCCACGTCACGTCCGGGGAGCTGGCGCTCACCGTCGACGGGGTGGAGCACCGCGTGCCGGCCGGCGCGAGTGCCTCCTTCGAGGCCAACACCGCGCACACCTACGGCAATCGGGGCGACGTCCCGATGGAGATGATCATGACCGTCTCCGTGCCGCCCGTGCACTGA
- a CDS encoding CBS domain-containing protein, which yields MRGAPHTVGDVMTRSVASVAGEAAFKEIVRLMRDRRVSGLPVLEDGDRVVGVVSEADLLLKEEFRDSDPDRRTQLRRLPDLWKAGALTARELMTSPAVTVRAGTTLADAAGLMARHRVKRLPVVDEQGSLEGVVSRADLLRVFLRDDEELAEQVRREVVAHLFPGPRSAVWVEVRDGVVRLVGRVRDTSLVPAAARLIRAVEGVVDVEFAPTKEASSAPVPP from the coding sequence ATGCGCGGTGCGCCGCACACCGTCGGTGACGTCATGACCCGGTCGGTGGCCTCCGTCGCAGGGGAGGCCGCCTTCAAGGAGATCGTCCGGCTGATGCGGGACCGGAGGGTGAGCGGCCTGCCCGTGCTGGAGGACGGGGACCGGGTCGTCGGCGTCGTGTCCGAGGCGGACCTGCTGCTCAAGGAGGAGTTCCGGGACAGCGACCCCGACCGGCGGACGCAGCTGCGCCGCCTCCCGGACCTGTGGAAGGCCGGGGCGTTGACCGCGCGGGAGCTGATGACCTCCCCGGCCGTCACGGTCCGGGCCGGCACGACGCTCGCGGACGCCGCCGGCCTCATGGCCCGCCACCGGGTGAAGCGGCTTCCGGTGGTGGACGAACAGGGCTCGCTGGAGGGCGTGGTCAGCCGCGCCGACCTGCTGCGGGTGTTCCTGCGCGACGACGAGGAACTGGCCGAGCAGGTACGGCGCGAGGTGGTGGCGCACCTGTTCCCCGGGCCGCGGTCGGCGGTGTGGGTGGAGGTGCGCGACGGCGTGGTCCGGCTGGTGGGCCGGGTCCGGGACACCTCGCTGGTGCCCGCGGCGGCCCGGCTGATCCGGGCCGTGGAGGGCGTCGTCGACGTGGAGTTCGCACCGACGAAGGAGGCGTCCTCCGCCCCGGTCCCGCCGTAG
- a CDS encoding universal stress protein, whose product MTRTVTVGLDGSPESRAAAEWAAREAALRGLPLRLLHVRQPVAEPAARAPLSGAGTQAHRGEPGATGPPPAEGWERTLREAAEGLRLRHPGIEVTQEQVDGRPREVLARAAGDAGLLVLGSRGLGGVGGFLVGSVGLAVVAHAEGPVVLVRAGEQAADEHEPDPVGIPSAATRYRPVLLGLDADEPDDSVIGFAFAEAARRDAAVRVVHGWALPPYLAYGLAAAPGTYHDVARQQAGTLTRVLAPWREKFPQVEVAEESFGGSPSVRLVEASARSSLVVVGRRIRRNPVGAHIGPVTHAVMHHCAAPVAVVAHG is encoded by the coding sequence ATGACCCGCACCGTCACGGTCGGACTCGACGGCTCCCCCGAGAGCCGGGCCGCCGCCGAGTGGGCGGCCCGTGAAGCGGCACTGCGCGGCCTGCCGCTGCGGCTGCTCCACGTCCGGCAGCCCGTCGCGGAGCCGGCGGCCCGGGCGCCGCTGTCCGGCGCCGGGACGCAGGCCCACCGGGGCGAACCGGGCGCGACGGGGCCGCCCCCGGCCGAAGGCTGGGAGAGGACCCTGCGCGAGGCCGCCGAGGGGCTGCGGCTGCGCCACCCCGGGATCGAGGTCACCCAGGAGCAGGTCGACGGCCGTCCCCGCGAGGTGCTGGCGAGGGCCGCGGGGGACGCCGGGCTGCTGGTGCTCGGCTCCCGGGGGCTCGGCGGCGTCGGCGGGTTCCTGGTCGGCTCGGTCGGACTCGCCGTCGTGGCCCACGCCGAGGGCCCCGTCGTCCTGGTCCGCGCCGGCGAGCAGGCCGCCGACGAGCACGAACCGGACCCCGTGGGCATCCCGTCCGCCGCCACGCGCTACCGGCCCGTCCTGCTCGGCCTGGACGCCGACGAGCCCGACGACTCGGTGATCGGGTTCGCCTTCGCGGAGGCGGCGCGACGGGACGCCGCCGTGCGCGTCGTGCACGGCTGGGCCCTGCCGCCGTACCTCGCCTACGGCCTGGCGGCCGCTCCCGGGACCTACCACGACGTCGCCCGGCAGCAGGCCGGGACGCTGACGCGGGTGCTCGCCCCCTGGCGTGAGAAGTTCCCGCAGGTGGAGGTCGCCGAGGAGTCCTTCGGCGGCAGCCCGTCCGTCCGCCTGGTCGAGGCCTCCGCCCGGTCCTCGCTGGTGGTGGTCGGCCGCCGGATCCGCCGCAACCCGGTCGGCGCGCACATCGGGCCCGTCACGCACGCGGTGATGCACCACTGCGCCGCCCCCGTCGCCGTCGTCGCGCACGGCTGA
- a CDS encoding MFS transporter → MPTTTAFRRPAWAGRNYTLLTAAAVVTNLGSHGALIASAFAVLGAGGDGGDVGLVAAARTLPLVLFLLIGGAVADRLPRHRVMVAANALNCVSQAAFAALVLAGEARLWQMMLLSALGGAGQAFFNPAAEGMLLSSVDGEQAGRAFAVFRMAMHGATLGGAALGGAMVAAIGPGWVLAADAAAFALAAALRALLDVKHIPPRAPGGGMLADLREGWREFTGRPWLWGVVVQFSVANAVVGAADAVYGPLVARDHLGGAAPWGLALAFFGAGTVVGALLMTRWQPRRLLFVGTLCVFPLALPSAALAVPVPVGVLCAVMFVTGVTLEVFGVSWMTALHQEIPEEKLSRVSAYDWFGSVALMPAAMALAGPAETAFGRPEALWGCAVLVVVVTAAVLCVPDVRNLRRRTRHVTGAAPGTDTAAGSGSADAERPVGGLG, encoded by the coding sequence GTGCCGACCACCACCGCCTTCCGCCGCCCCGCCTGGGCGGGCCGCAACTACACCCTGCTGACCGCCGCCGCCGTGGTGACCAACCTCGGCAGCCACGGCGCGCTGATCGCCTCCGCCTTCGCCGTGCTGGGCGCGGGCGGCGACGGCGGTGACGTGGGGCTGGTGGCCGCCGCCCGCACCCTGCCCCTGGTGCTGTTCCTGCTGATCGGCGGTGCCGTCGCGGACCGCCTCCCGCGCCACCGGGTGATGGTCGCGGCCAACGCGCTGAACTGTGTCTCGCAGGCCGCGTTCGCGGCGCTGGTCCTGGCCGGTGAGGCGCGGCTGTGGCAGATGATGCTGCTCAGCGCGCTGGGCGGGGCCGGTCAGGCGTTCTTCAACCCGGCCGCCGAGGGCATGCTGCTGTCCTCGGTCGACGGCGAGCAGGCCGGCCGGGCGTTCGCGGTGTTCCGGATGGCGATGCACGGGGCGACCCTGGGCGGGGCCGCCCTCGGCGGGGCCATGGTCGCCGCGATCGGGCCGGGCTGGGTGCTCGCGGCGGACGCGGCGGCCTTCGCCCTCGCCGCGGCCCTGCGGGCCCTGCTCGACGTGAAGCACATACCGCCGCGCGCCCCGGGCGGCGGCATGCTCGCCGATCTGCGGGAGGGCTGGCGGGAGTTCACCGGCCGGCCCTGGCTGTGGGGCGTCGTCGTCCAGTTCTCCGTCGCCAACGCGGTCGTCGGCGCCGCCGACGCGGTCTACGGGCCGCTGGTGGCCCGCGACCACCTGGGCGGCGCCGCGCCGTGGGGCCTGGCCCTGGCCTTCTTCGGCGCGGGCACGGTGGTGGGCGCGCTGCTGATGACCCGCTGGCAGCCGCGCCGCCTGCTGTTCGTCGGCACCCTGTGCGTGTTCCCGCTGGCCCTGCCGTCCGCCGCGCTCGCCGTGCCGGTACCGGTCGGCGTGCTGTGCGCGGTGATGTTCGTGACCGGCGTGACCCTCGAGGTGTTCGGCGTCTCCTGGATGACCGCGCTGCACCAGGAGATACCGGAGGAGAAGCTGTCCCGGGTCTCGGCGTACGACTGGTTCGGCTCGGTCGCGCTCATGCCGGCGGCGATGGCGCTGGCGGGCCCGGCCGAGACGGCGTTCGGGCGCCCGGAGGCGCTGTGGGGCTGTGCCGTGCTGGTCGTGGTGGTCACGGCCGCGGTGCTGTGCGTACCGGACGTGCGCAACCTGCGCCGCCGGACCCGGCACGTCACCGGCGCGGCACCCGGCACGGACACGGCCGCGGGCAGCGGATCAGCCGATGCCGAACGCCCCGTCGGGGGGCTCGGGTGA
- a CDS encoding cation diffusion facilitator family transporter yields the protein MNRRHAHHHEHGHHHGHEPAPGRPRAPLRHRLAHLLAPHSHETADKLDPALESSARGVRALWVSLAVLGATALAQAAVVAVSGSVALLGDTVHNAADALTAVPLGIAFVLGRRAATRRFTYGYGRAEDLAGILVVLTIAASAAFAGWTAFGRLLDPRPVEHVPAVAVAALVGFAGNEWVARYRIRVGRAIGSAALVADGLHARTDGFTSLAVLLGAGGAALGWRLADPVVGLVITAAIALVLRDAAREVFRRVMDAVDPALVDRAERALSGVPGVRGVGELRLRWIGHRLRAEVAVVVDGGATVREAHRIAVDAEHALLHAVPRLTAALVHADPEPVPGEADPHLALAHHAARGAS from the coding sequence GTGAACCGACGGCACGCACACCACCACGAGCACGGGCACCACCACGGGCACGAGCCCGCCCCCGGGCGCCCCCGGGCGCCCCTGCGCCACCGCCTCGCCCATCTCCTCGCCCCCCACTCCCACGAGACCGCGGACAAACTGGATCCCGCCCTCGAGTCCTCGGCGCGGGGCGTGCGCGCGCTGTGGGTCTCGCTGGCGGTGCTCGGCGCGACCGCGCTGGCGCAGGCGGCCGTGGTGGCCGTCTCGGGTTCGGTGGCCCTGCTCGGCGACACGGTGCACAACGCCGCGGACGCGCTGACCGCCGTACCGCTGGGCATCGCCTTCGTGCTGGGGCGGCGCGCCGCCACCCGCCGCTTCACCTACGGCTACGGGCGGGCCGAGGACCTGGCCGGCATCCTCGTCGTGCTGACCATCGCCGCGTCCGCGGCCTTCGCCGGCTGGACCGCGTTCGGCCGGCTCCTCGACCCGCGCCCCGTCGAGCACGTGCCGGCGGTCGCCGTCGCGGCGCTCGTCGGGTTCGCGGGCAACGAGTGGGTGGCCCGCTACCGCATCCGCGTCGGCCGCGCCATCGGCTCGGCCGCCCTGGTCGCCGACGGACTGCACGCCCGCACCGACGGGTTCACCTCGCTGGCCGTGCTGCTGGGCGCCGGCGGCGCGGCCCTCGGGTGGCGGCTCGCGGACCCGGTCGTGGGACTGGTGATCACGGCGGCGATCGCGCTGGTCCTGCGGGACGCCGCGCGGGAGGTGTTCCGGCGGGTGATGGACGCCGTCGACCCGGCGCTGGTGGACCGGGCCGAGCGGGCGCTGAGCGGGGTCCCGGGGGTGCGCGGCGTGGGCGAGCTGCGGCTGCGCTGGATCGGCCACCGGCTGCGCGCCGAGGTGGCGGTCGTGGTGGACGGCGGGGCGACGGTGCGCGAGGCGCACCGCATCGCGGTCGACGCGGAACACGCCCTGCTGCACGCCGTGCCGCGCCTCACCGCGGCCCTGGTCCACGCCGATCCGGAGCCGGTGCCGGGCGAGGCGGATCCGCACCTGGCGCTGGCCCACCACGCGGCGCGCGGGGCGTCCTGA
- a CDS encoding gamma carbonic anhydrase family protein — protein MTHRALITGIGGKEPHVADGAFVAPTAAVIGDVTLQAGASVWYGAVLRGDVERIRVGASSNVQDNCTLHADPGFPVSVGERVSIGHNAVVHGATVEDDCLIGMGATVLNGAVIGAGSLVAAQALVPQGMRVPPGSLVAGVPAKVRRELTEEERAGLTLNGTMYAELAKAHRDAHGGP, from the coding sequence ATGACGCACCGGGCGTTGATCACCGGCATCGGCGGCAAGGAGCCGCACGTGGCGGACGGGGCGTTCGTGGCCCCCACGGCCGCCGTGATCGGGGACGTGACACTGCAGGCGGGAGCGAGCGTCTGGTACGGGGCCGTGCTGCGCGGCGACGTCGAACGGATCCGTGTCGGCGCGAGCAGCAACGTCCAGGACAACTGCACGCTCCACGCCGACCCCGGCTTCCCCGTCAGCGTGGGCGAGCGCGTCTCCATCGGGCACAACGCCGTGGTGCACGGCGCGACCGTCGAGGACGACTGCCTGATCGGCATGGGGGCCACGGTGCTCAACGGCGCGGTGATCGGCGCGGGGTCCCTCGTCGCCGCGCAGGCGCTGGTGCCGCAGGGCATGCGGGTGCCGCCGGGGTCGCTCGTCGCGGGGGTGCCGGCGAAGGTGCGGCGGGAGCTGACCGAGGAGGAGCGCGCGGGGCTGACGCTCAACGGCACGATGTACGCGGAGCTGGCGAAGGCCCACCGCGACGCGCACGGCGGGCCGTAG
- a CDS encoding YbaK/EbsC family protein encodes MRAPIGDFDHATPAPDCLDELTAPVAAAVRAWSGGVPADQILYVDTDPRWADTAVFVEHYGRDLLERSANCVVVAGKRGGGSTLAACVVPSTTRVDVNGVVRRHLGARKASFAPMDTATGETGMEYGGITPVGLPDDWPVLVDATVVDLPYVLVGSGRRRGKLLVPGKAFAELPGAVVLEGLGVA; translated from the coding sequence ATGCGCGCACCCATCGGAGACTTCGACCACGCCACCCCCGCTCCCGACTGCCTCGACGAGCTCACCGCCCCGGTCGCCGCCGCCGTCCGCGCCTGGAGCGGCGGCGTCCCCGCCGACCAGATCCTCTACGTCGACACCGATCCGCGCTGGGCCGACACCGCCGTCTTCGTGGAGCACTACGGCCGGGACCTGCTGGAGCGGTCGGCGAACTGCGTGGTGGTCGCGGGCAAGCGCGGCGGGGGGAGCACGCTCGCCGCCTGTGTCGTGCCGTCCACCACCCGGGTCGACGTCAACGGGGTCGTGCGCCGTCACCTCGGTGCCCGCAAGGCGTCCTTCGCCCCGATGGACACGGCGACGGGGGAGACGGGCATGGAGTACGGCGGCATCACCCCGGTCGGGCTGCCGGACGACTGGCCGGTGCTGGTGGACGCGACCGTCGTCGACCTGCCGTACGTGCTCGTGGGCAGCGGCCGGCGCCGGGGCAAGCTGCTGGTGCCGGGCAAGGCGTTCGCGGAGCTCCCCGGGGCGGTCGTCCTGGAGGGACTGGGGGTCGCCTGA